The following proteins come from a genomic window of Crassostrea angulata isolate pt1a10 chromosome 1, ASM2561291v2, whole genome shotgun sequence:
- the LOC128173377 gene encoding 2-hydroxyacyl-CoA lyase 2-like, with protein sequence MSAASNENWQRLFKNLGLPVGLSAAALGTMYFLRKFGIIYQLFHKVDSKTKRNGGDIVADVLKAHGIKYVFTLVGGHISPILVACEKLGIRVVDTRHEVTTVFAADAVARMSGTIGVAAVTAGPGLTNTVTAVKNAQMAESPVLLIGGAAATLLKGRGALQDIDQMSLFKPLCKYCASVTKIRDIVPTLKKALHEAQSGTPGPVFVEFPIDTLYPYELVRREIGMKEKGPVNFVQRIINWYLMNHLNNLFAGAFETRDMSPIPVNQQKATPSQVQKSIELITKAKKPVVLVGSQATLPPVPVEQLRKALEDMGIPCFLGGMARGLLGRYSPIQARQKRGEALKEADVVIMAGAVADFRLGYGRVLNRRSKIITVNRSKEQLYKNSDMFWKPTIAVEGDVASFIVQISQGLKGYKCDPDWIQALKDKDQTKEKANMLKAEEKTDQHLNPLKVLHIAEEVMSDDTVMVADGGDFVATAAYILRPRAPLHWLDPGAFGTLGVGGGFALGAKLCRPDSDVWIIYGDGSLGYSVAEFDTFTRHKIPVIALVGNDAGWTQIEREQAPMFGSSVACKLAFSDYETVAIGYGGKGLRLDRTNEDRIREVLKEAIKMSRSGNSVLINTLIGKTNFREGSISV encoded by the exons ATGTCCGCTGCATCAAATGAGAATTGGCAGAGACTGTTCAAGAATTTGGGGTTGCCTGTTGGTTTATCTGCGGCAGCTCTTGGAACCATgtattttttaaggaaatttgGAATAATTTATCAGTTATTTCACAAG GTTGATAGCAAGACAAAGAGAAATGGTGGTGACATAGTGGCAGATGTCTTGAAG GCCCATGGAATTAAGTATGTGTTTACCTTAGTTGGAGGGCATATATCCCCCATTCTGGTGGCCTGTGAGAAACTTGGAATCAGAGTTGTTGACACTCGACATGAG GTCACCACAGTGTTTGCTGCAGATGCTGTGGCCAGGATGTCAGGAACCATTGGTGTAGCAGCTGTGACTGCTGGACCAG GTTTGACCAACACAGTGACGGCGGTGAAGAATGCCCAGATGGCAGAGTCCCCTGTTCTTCTGATAGGTGGTGCTGCCGCCACTTTACTCAAG GGTAGAGGAGCTCTGCAGGACATTGACCAGATGTCCCTGTTCAAACCTCTCTGTAAATACTGTGCCTCTGTTACCAAGATACGTGACATCGTGCCCACACTAAAGAAGGCTCTTCATGAGGCACAGTCAGGCACTCCAG GGCCAGTATTCGTTGAGTTTCCCATTGACACTTTGTATCCCTATGAACTTGTCAGGAGAGAAATTGGAATGAAAGAAAAGGGTCCAGTTAATTTTGTTCAACGAATAATCAACTG GTATTTGATGAACCATCTCAACAATCTGTTTGCTGGAGCTTTTGAGACACGAGACATGTCCCCAATACCTGTCAATCAACAGAAAGCCACACCTTCTCAAG TTCAGAAGAGTATAGAACTCATCACCAAGGCCAAGAAACCCGTGGTTCTGGTTGGAAGTCAGGCCACCCTTCCCCCTGTCCCTGTAGAACAGCTCAGAAAGGCACTGGAg GATATGGGGATTCCATGTTTCCTGGGAGGGATGGCCAGAGGTCTGCTGGGAAGGTATAGCCCGATACAGGCCCGACAGAAGAGGGGGGAGGCACTGAAAGAGGCCGATGTAGTCATCATGGCAG GTGCTGTGGCTGACTTTAGGCTTGGTTATGGGAGAGTCCTCAACAGGCGATCAAAAATCATCACTGTTAACCGAAGCAAGGAGCAGCTTTACAAA AATTCGGACATGTTCTGGAAGCCCACTATAGCTGTGGAGGGAGATGTTGCCAGCTTCATTGTACAGATATCCCAGGGACTGAAGGGCTACAAATGTGACCCGGACTGGATCCAGGCACTCAAGGACAAAGATCAGACTAAGGAGAAGGCCAACAT gttgAAAGCAGAGGAGAAAACGGACCAGCATTTGAATCCTCTGAAGGTTTTACACATTGCAGAGGAAGTGATGTCAGATGACACAGTTATGGTTGCTGATGGCGGAGACTTCGTGGCGACAGCCGCTTACATTCTTAG ACCCCGAGCCCCACTACACTGGCTGGATCCCGGAGCCTTTGGCACCCTGGGGGTGGGTGGAGGCTTTGCCTTGGGGGCCAAGTTATGTCGTCCCGACAGTGATGTGTGGATCATCTATGGTGACGGTTCCCTTGGTTACAGTGTTGCAGAGTTCGATACATTTACTCGACACAAG ATACCTGTGATAGCTCTCGTAGGGAATGATGCTGGGTGGACACAGATTGAGAGAGAACAAGCCCCCATGTTTGGAAGCAGTGTTGCTTGTAAATTGGCT TTTTCTGATTATGAGACAGTGGCCATTGGATATGGTGGCAAAGGGCTAAGACTAGACCGAACAAATGAAGACAGGATTCGTGAAGTCCTGAAGGAGGCCATTAAAATGAGTAGAAGTGGAAACAGCGTCCTTATCAACACCCTCATTGGAAAAACCAATTTCCGTGAAGGCAGCATCTCTGTCTGA